From the genome of Aspergillus oryzae RIB40 DNA, chromosome 4:
GAGATCGCAGTGCGCGGATACGACAAATTCTTCAACGTCGACGAAGTGAACGACACCAAGTGGAGGAATATCGAGAATAACACACGGGGACCGTACGAGCTTAGTGTGAAAGAAAACGGATGTatcatcttcctctctggACTGGAAGATGACACCCTACTAGTCTGCAGCAAACACTCGACAGGGTCCCGAAATGATGCCGAGCTTAGCCATGCACAAGCAGGTGAACAGTGGATTGAGCGACATGTCTCGACCGTGGGGAAGTCGGTGAAGGACTTGGCTCGAGAGTTACGTCAAATGAATGCTACCGCGGTTGGTGAACTCTGTGACGATAGCTTTGAGGAACATGTACTAGCGTACGATGAATCGGCTGCTGGCTTCTACTTGCATGGCATCAACTACAATGTGCCTGACTTCAGAACGTGTCCGGGCTCCGAGGTACATGCCTTCGCCGATAAATGGGGGTTCAAGAAAGCCAAATTCGTGGAGTACGACGATATCGATTCGGTAAAGAGATTCCTCGATGGGTGTGCAGAATCTGGAACCTGGGATGGTCGAGAGACGGAAGGATTTGTGGTTCGGTGTCAGAAGAACGAAGGTGGTAAGGGTCCGTACCAGGATTGGTTCTTCAAATACAAGTTCGAGGAGCCCTACTTGATGTACAGACAGTGGCGTGAATGCACCAAGGCTGTTATCGTCGGAAAGGTCCCTAACATCAAGAAACACAAGAAGATCACCGAGGAGTACCTGAAGTATGCGCGGAGACAgctcatccaaaacccccatCTAGCGAAGGAATACCAGCACAATCACGGAATTATTGCCATGCGAGAGGGCTTCCTCCAGGAACGAGGCCTGAAAGGATCCGAGATTATTGCGATGGAGGCGGAAGGGCAggaagaagtgaagaacgATGTGATCCTGGTTCCAATCGCGTCTCTAGGCtgtggaaagactacagtGGCGCTGGCTTTAACCAAACTGTTTGGATGGGGACACGTGCAGAATGATAACATCCCTAAGCAGAAGAATAAGCCGAAGAAGTTTGCTCTCGACATCACGAATCTTTTGGCGGCACATCCCGTGGTGATTGCGGACCGGAACAATCATATGCGGCGCGAAAGGCAGCAACTCATGGACGATATCTTTCCGGTTGTCCCTAGGGCTAGGTTTGTAGCTCTGCAGTATGTTCACGAGCCCAAGGGGCAAATGCTCCCAGGCATTCGTGAGGTTACCCGACGACGAGTGCTCGACCGTGGCGACAACCACCAGACTATTCGCGCAGGAAGCAAGAACTCCGAAGAGATTATCGGCATCATGGAAGGGTTCCTCAGTCGATTTGAAGGTGTCGATACCGACCGTGAACCGGACAAAAGCTTCGATGAGGTCATTGATCTAGACGTGTCTGCTGATTCGCGGGGAAACCTGGAGACGGTAGTGACAACATTGCATAAACTCTACCCACAAATCGTGAAACAGGTCCCTACACCAGAAGAGCTCGATGCTGCCCTTGACTGGGCGATGTCCGACTACCAAGTCCAGATAGACCTCAGCCACCAGTACGGGGCGAAGAATcagaaggacaagaacaaaaaaggcACTCAGTCAACCCCAACACCTAGCGTAACTCCCGAGAGCTTGGCAAAGGGTATCGAGTACTTCTGCATCTCCCTGCCGGCAGCTGAGGTGTCGGAAGTCCTCCAATCGTTGTTCCCTCCCTCCACGGACCCCGAGAAAGCTCGTGTGTACCGTCAGTTAGCGAATAGCCGGCGCATCCAGCCCACGTTCCATGTGACATTGATTCACCGAGCCTCGAAGAAAGACCGCCCGGAAGTTTGGGACGGATACACCCAGCAGTACATCCAgacgatgaaggagaagcctGAGTCAGATCCTACCGTTACCCCAGCTCTAGCTCCTGCCCGCGTCCGGCTAGAACGCCTTATCTGGGATGATCGTTTGATGGCTTTCGTTGCTCGGATCATGCCcccagaagacgaggagCAAGCGGGATGGGCTTGTGCGAATGACATCCCACACGTTACAGTGGGCACGATCTCGCCCCAGGTCAAGCCCAAGGAAAGTAACGATCTGTTGCAGCGCTGGCATCAGGTGGGATCTGGAGGCGATACGGGCATCTGGGAAGCTGAGATCCCGGGAGTGAAGGTGGTGAATGGTACGGTTGGACTGGTTATGAGTAGGAGGTAGACTTACGACCGATTATGACTCGAAGAAGACAGAGAAGACAGGACAGACCAACTCAAAGAAAGGTTagataaaagaaggaaaaaaaagtttaAATTCTAATGAGTATGCATTTAACTCATAAACATAAACACACCCTGATATCCATAGATGATGTATATTACGATCTAGCCTTTTAAGCACATCGAGCACCTTGACACCTGGCACAGATAAATAGTCCATCACATtagtttctttccccaacACCCAATATAACAGTCAACTATCCTTCGATAACATAATCTAGTTCCCATGGTTCAAGCAATTATCTTATTAAAAGTATACAATCAAAATATACTTACCACCATTCTATCCATAATATATAACCTAACATCAACCACAAACGTATCAAACCCACCACAAAAACAACGGTATCAACTCCCCAAACCATATTTGATTTATCTTATGGTATGTCTTTCTCGTACTAGGATAAGGAGATAAGtatattatagatatatgACCGGGGTCGGATATATCAAGGAGAGATCGAATGCAACCGGTAGTAATTTAGGAGATGGAATGAATGCTGAACGCTACTTGGGGTGGTGTTGAGAGGTATGTAGGTATCTATGTGTTTATGTATCTGTGGAGAGAGTATGATCTGGTCTGATTTCCTGGTGATGGTTTCGCTAGGAGCTAGGCTACTATGTAACTTAGATGTTGGGGGAAGGTGGCGTCGGTGAATTATACTGATTAGGGTTGAGATTATGAGGTATTTACTGTGTTGGAATGGCACGAGTTGCATCTGAGTTACCTCTCGAGCGGTTTAATCTGGTTTATTCATTATAGACATATCTAGAGGAGTGTTTTGCAATTCGTTATCCATTCGTCGAGGTTTACAAGGGATGTAGAATTGTAGAGTACATAAGCTGGGTCTATCAGGCGACGATCGATGAGTCCACAGTATACCTCTGGCGAGGGGCGGTCAGCTGGTCATCCAAGTTGTAACGCGCTGCGCTCCAAACCGTCCCATGAATTGCAACCCAGTGCTACCCATGGGAAAGTAGCTGACCAGGTACCAAATCAGAGCGGCCAGTTGGAAGATCGACGAGAtgagggtgaggaaggtGTTATGTCGCTGCAAAGAGAGAGTCAGCGACGCTGGTCATCTTGGAGTACGAATCTTGAAAACAGCTAGACAGGGGGGTGTGGTCAAGATGCGGCATCTGCGGTATATTTGTTGCCCCGAGCTCACATGTACCACGCACAGTGATGTCATGCAGATCTAGTTCCAGACCAAATGCACGCCAGATCGAGGTGCAGCTATAACGCCTACTAGCGTGGGCGGCAGAGGTGCAAACAGAGACTAGGAGACGACACCATCCCCATCAAGACATAGCACGTAACTGAGGACTGAAACATGGACTTACCCCGACGGCGAAGTATAGAGTCATGGCAATCGCCCCAAAATAGGCGGCAGTAAACGGTAGTCGTGGTCCCGAGACCAGGTGTTTAGCGTAAACCAGGGGTCCCATGAGAACTGCCCATGACAGCAAAAACAGTAAGGAACCCACAGACCATCTAATGAAAAACCGGTTCTGTCAGCCTCAAAGCATTCGGACTCTTCGCAGTGAGTGGTCGCCGACAACATGCAGGACAGATGCTAGGCCCGATCGGAGTGCGTGGCCCTCAGCCACAAGTCTTACACCGCCGCGTGCACGGGACTCTAGGAATGTGGTGGTGTAAAGGAGCCCTGCGTGGATCCAGAGAGATGGGTCGGTATTTGGAGACTTACAGGATGGCAAATTTGCGGGGTTTGAGCGAGAGCACCGGgaataagaaaaagcaaataaaGAAACAGACCGCGGCGCCGGCATTGCATGCAATGAATACGAGCATACGATCCCACCGACTCACTAGTGCGATATCAGCCTTGTGAAAACGatggaaacagaagaagacaaatgAAGTGCAAGAAACGGGAATAAGAACGGAAGCCATAGGCTTCCGTGGCACCCGTTCTGATGCAGGAACTGGATCTCCGTCACCTGGACTAGGCAGTgcagaaaatcaaggaataGGGATCCTCCGGAGAATCGGTCATATGTTCGGGGACTTACAGGCGAAGAAattatcttcctcctcccgtCGACTTGCAGCCGGGAGGGGAGCTCCTGGAGCTTCATGAGTGGGTAGTTGCACGTATCCCTCGCCTTGACCGAGTGGATTCCATGACTGTAACCGAGATAGGAAAGACGTGGACGAGGCGTTAGTGCGTACGGGGACGTCTGGGTCTCTCCGAGACCAGCCCAATGAGTTGACTGAGTCGCGGAACGAAGTAGTCGCCATGATCACGACTCGCTTTCCCGGGAAacctgttttcttttcttgatagAGACTGAGACTTTAGGCCAGTCACTGTTACTCCCGCGTTAGTGTAAACGGCGGGTAGACCAGTGGGAATGCACCCTGGGATGGCAAGCTGAGGAAACCTCTGCAGGGACTATGCACGACGGAAACCACTATGCGCGTGCAGATGATCTGCAGATATCAACGATGGAGGGtgggagaggatggcacCCGGGAAGGTGATAGGGCAAGACAATGCGGGCCAGATGACTTTGCGCAACCGGGGCTAGACTCCGAGCTTGGGGCACGGGGCAAAACTAATGAAGCGTCGCGGACACAGAGTCGCGTCGCGTCAATAAGCTTGTGATCGCCTTTTAGAACAGTTTTAAAAATGGCATTCAAGAGGTGACGACGAAGCTCTGTCCCCTCAGTTTAAACTCTAGAGAGGGTTGCTTGGACTCTCGACGTTGATAGGTTAAAGAGGGATATAGATCGAGCGGTGTAACGCTGCGTCCCACCAAGAATGACGGTGTCTTCCACCCAAGGTATGCAAGCCGAGACGGTAAATCCCGTAGTGACTCACAGCGGAGATCGaaatgggagggagggggggggggggaaaggcTGCAAGATGATGGTCTATTGAACGGACGTAACGGTGCGATAACACTAGTTCGAGAGCGATCGTTTCTACACAGGCTGCCCTACTAGCCATTGTCAGATGACCCTCAAAAGGAGGAGAACTAAAAATGGGACGAAGGAGGGGGAACGATGGGGGcaaagagggaggggggggaaggggaaaaagagTGTGTGAGTGAGGGTGGTCGGACGCGAGGCAGAAACAATGATGGTGCATACCGTGGATATTTTCGGTCAACGCTAGGATGAGAAGAACCTTGATTTTCAGAGTCGTGTAGACTTTGGTGATGACTGACTATTGTTTTTGTCCAGTTGGTCTCCCAATCATCCAAGTAGGTTGATAGACAAAAACGGAGGAATGGAGAGGTTGCTCACCTTCTCAGCTTTGAGAGCTCCTCCTGCACGGGGACTACTAACCAATCAGCATTCCCACAGCCACGGCTAATGCGGGCGGTAACTTCAGGCGACGCGGTGTCGGCACTAAACCCAAAGTGAGCTGATGATCCAGCTGAACAGCGATCCACCAATCATGAACtgagaaggagcttgaggagggaGCAGCAATACATTGGATTGGTGGACAAGGGCGATCACAGTCCTTCATGTCTGAGGCCATTGGACAGGAGAGTCTCCGCCACCGCCCACCCGGGTTAATTTGTTTAGCGCCGTTCCCGCTGAACCATCCAAAGTGACGTATGGAGTACTCGTGCGAAGTGTATCTGCTAAGGCAAATCGGGATATGTATGAAAGTATGTACGTGCTAGCCTGAaagtatgtacgtatgtatgtacatatggAGTCTGAATGGCAAGGTGCAGTCTTCCCCTCCACGAATGTGGTTAGCCACCCGTTGTTCTGTACCCACTCTATACCTAGCAAATGGATCAGAAGCTCTTACGATACTCCCCATACAACTGCACTTGTTTAGACCCGGGGCGATCCAGCGTACCCCCTGTTGGGTCATCAACTTTAGCCTAGTCGATCTTTTCTAGAGCAGCCGTTGATTGCAGAAGTCTACTTGAACTTCAGATTACTACTACCGGAGTATATTCGGGGCAGTACAACGAAGGACTAGTCTCAAAAGTTATTCCCAAGTTGCGGTCTACAAGACTAGCCTACCACTAATTACGTAGATGGCATTGAATCCCACCTGCAATAGTCCCGATATGCTCCTGGTCCACACACCCCTCCGGCAGTTGTCAATGCCATGACCCCGCCAGTTATCGCATCTGAGCTTCCATTATCCTTCTTCCCGTGTGGGGATCGGATAAGAGACCCATCTAATATCCGAGGGCGAGTTGATATCTCCTCCGATCCCCATGTCTGAGGTTACATAATGGCCGCGGATAATTTATCCCCGTTGCGTTGGATGTTGCAAGCGCAATTCCGATGGTCCTCCTCCaattaattttttaaattaaCTGAATCATAACCCCACAGTAGCATTCGCAACCAGCGCCCTAAAACCAAGAATTACTTCCGTAACGCTCTTAGTGCTAACTAGTATCAGCGGGGAGACACTGCAAATTAATGGTCCTCCTTGCAGTAACCGTGGATTATCGGCCATGCACTCCGAACCTTCACGGGACGGCACGGGTACGGGAGCCAAACTACGCACTGCGTCGGGCTCCATTCCTCCGGACATGGGGTCGTCGATGGTAAatctcgaggaagatggtAGATACCATGGACGAGAAGATATACTCGTTGACTTGGGATAACAAAAAGCATTCGTAGCACACCGCTCTTTTGTGTTTTTCACTTTGACTCGCTATTCGAACCATGGTTCATACCTTACTTGACTTGGTACGCCAGTATACCGGACTAGGATATCACTGTCAAGAGATAAACATCTTGACATGCCATCCCTGATTGTCGCTATTCGACACTTTCAGGTTTTAAGGCCAGGGAAGACCGATAACCAATGCAATTCCTTGAAATGATTGGGTGGCCCCGGGTTTCTAGCATTCCGGAGGCATAAGGATGTACCCCCATGTCCCAGATTGATTAAAGGCGTCCCCCACATTCTTGGAGGTATTTCAAATCAAGGATGTCCCCAGATTGGTGGGAAGGAatgaatagaaaatagaaatatGAGCTAAGAtaaagaaaacgaaaacgAATAATCGCAAAGAAACTAATATTAATTCGGACCAACAGAGTTTGGGAGAAGACACAGAACCAGGGAACTGCAAAACATAATCGTAACAATTTGAGATCGAACAATCGACAACCGACCACATGAAATATCGCAGTTCGACTCGTACTAAATCCGGCCTTCACCTATCAGAGAAGGGTATCGCTCGGGAGGCGACAGAAACCCCAACTGCAGAGTGTCACGGACCGCCTGCTGGATGTCAGCCTCGATAACGCTCGGACTTCCGATCCTGAATTGATAATGATCCTCCCACTAGTCTCCCTCTAGGGTGGGATTGAGAGTTACCTTGTAGTAGCTAGTAACTAGCCTAACACCCCCCTCGTTTCTAGTCAGTCGAAGCACATAGTCCGCTTGGTGTTTAGCCGCTTCGGCACATGCTTCCAGCCTGTAGATCCCTTCAGTTGCCATTGCGAATGCTTAAATTCAAAGAGATGGATGGTACTCCTGGTTGGACTCGCTGAGCGCTGAGAGTTCGCACACCGACAGATAGACTTcagttgagaaggagatctttTCCATCCACTCATCCCTTCCACATGGTGTTCCACGATCAGCCAGTAGGTACATTCCATACCGTTTAGACGATCCATACTATACCTGCATGGGAAAGGCAGGTCTCCAGGTATTCCTTATCCCTGTCAGCTATGATGTCATTCTCGGGGTTTGCGAGGTATATCATCGTATCCGATGATTATCTGCATAAAAAAATATAGGAGCAAAACAATATAATAACGTGATTATAATGAATaaaaggaaacagaggaggagagggggggAAAGTAAATACcgaataaaaaaaagataaacaGGGATTTGGTGCATTAATCCATTAATTAATGGGTGACTATGCCTTTCTGCCTATTAGCTAGCCTTCTTCCCCCATGCCCATTGATCATTCTGCCTGCTGAATGATCTTGGCATGTCTGGACTTTGCCCTAAGAGGGCATCTGATACATTCAGGCAAGCTTCGGTGTGCAGGTCCGAAAATAACAGCAGGACTTATTTTCACTCCT
Proteins encoded in this window:
- a CDS encoding tRNA ligase (predicted protein) — protein: MASAATAPTAIRGSFSLPAYRTFRVDIPRISTVKFKMVQQDVGEVSQLVQALEAASKKGKGKGKQSFTCKKSTFPVVGSDNISVDSWKFMDWDYKRGDLPTYARGLFTTRRKDGAPEIAVRGYDKFFNVDEVNDTKWRNIENNTRGPYELSVKENGCIIFLSGLEDDTLLVCSKHSTGSRNDAELSHAQAGEQWIERHVSTVGKSVKDLARELRQMNATAVGELCDDSFEEHVLAYDESAAGFYLHGINYNVPDFRTCPGSEVHAFADKWGFKKAKFVEYDDIDSVKRFLDGCAESGTWDGRETEGFVVRCQKNEGGKGPYQDWFFKYKFEEPYLMYRQWRECTKAVIVGKVPNIKKHKKITEEYLKYARRQLIQNPHLAKEYQHNHGIIAMREGFLQERGLKGSEIIAMEAEGQEEVKNDVILVPIASLGCGKTTVALALTKLFGWGHVQNDNIPKQKNKPKKFALDITNLLAAHPVVIADRNNHMRRERQQLMDDIFPVVPRARFVALQYVHEPKGQMLPGIREVTRRRVLDRGDNHQTIRAGSKNSEEIIGIMEGFLSRFEGVDTDREPDKSFDEVIDLDVSADSRGNLETVVTTLHKLYPQIVKQVPTPEELDAALDWAMSDYQVQIDLSHQYGAKNQKDKNKKGTQSTPTPSVTPESLAKGIEYFCISLPAAEVSEVLQSLFPPSTDPEKARVYRQLANSRRIQPTFHVTLIHRASKKDRPEVWDGYTQQYIQTMKEKPESDPTVTPALAPARVRLERLIWDDRLMAFVARIMPPEDEEQAGWACANDIPHVTVGTISPQVKPKESNDLLQRWHQVGSGGDTGIWEAEIPGVKVVNGTVGLVMSRR